The following proteins come from a genomic window of Triticum aestivum cultivar Chinese Spring chromosome 6A, IWGSC CS RefSeq v2.1, whole genome shotgun sequence:
- the LOC123131357 gene encoding protein C2-DOMAIN ABA-RELATED 5, with protein sequence MERLLGLLKVKVVRGLNLAICDPLSHSSDPYVVIRLGQQKVKSSIKYKTINPEWNEELTLSITNWTLPVKIEVFDHDTFTKDDTMGDAEFSILDFVEIAVKDLTHVRDDTVMKTFQPNEENSYSADSHIMWKDGKVTQNMALKLRNTDTGELIMHLEWVNLPPGMSR encoded by the exons ATGGAGCGCCTGCTTGGGCTGCTCAAGGTGAAGGTGGTGCGCGGGCTGAACCTGGCCATCTGCGACCCCCTCTCCCACAGCAGCGACCCCTACGTCGTCATCCGCCTCGGACAGCAG AAAGTGAAGTCGAGCATCAAATATAAAACCATCAACCCAGAATGGAACGAGGAGCTCACCCTGTCTATCACAAACTGGACGCTCCCCGTTAAGATT GAAGTCTTTGACCACGACACTTTCACCAAGGATGACACCATGGGCGATGCAGAGTTCAGCATCCTCGACTTTGTCGAGATCGCCGTCAAGGACCTGACCCATGTCCGTGATGACACGGTGATGAAGACGTTCCAACCTAACGAGGAGAACAGCTACTCGGCTGACAGCCACATCATGTGGAAAGACGGGAAGGTCACTCAGAATATGGCCCTCAAGCTAAGGAACACCGACACTGGCGAGCTCATCATGCACCTGGAGTGGGTTAACCTCCCCCCAGGCATGTCGCGGTGA
- the LOC123129017 gene encoding OVARIAN TUMOR DOMAIN-containing deubiquitinating enzyme 12 isoform X3: protein MNMCEKDQNFHWAYDLFHDPFAAPNSYYGHPNGYSDNSYCDYNYARDASHPDETYLHSSALTCDMYNPQVGMYHPGNVGGQEHEAVYVDPSSSSSYPGSDDCYEMEEEVGKRFYPMVPVPHVPKINGEIPSLDEATMDHERLSDRLRLYELTENKVKGDGNCQFRALSDQLYQTPDHHEFVREQIISQLKSNREAYDGYVPMAYDEYLEKVSRNGEWGDHVTLQAAADKYGVKIFVMTSFKDTCYIEIQPKVQKSNKVVLLSFWAEVHYNSIFPQNDAPRLHHTAKKRRWWPFSQHHH, encoded by the exons ATGAACATGTGCGAGAAAGATCAAAATTTCCACTGGGCCTACGACCTTTTCCATGACCCCTTTGCCGCTCCCAACAGCTACTATGGACATCCTAATGGTTACAGTGACAACAGCTATTGTGACTACAATTATGCTAGAG ATGCATCACATCCCGATGAGACATATTTGCATTCTTCCGCACTTACGTGTGATATGTACAACCCACAAGTAGGCATGTACCATCCTG GAAATGTTGGTGGGCAGGAGCATGAGGCAGTCTATGTAGATCCGTCTAGTTCCTCTTCATACCCTGGCAGCGACGACTGTTATGAAATGGAGGAAGAAGTAGGAAAGAGATTTTACCCCATGGTCCCAGTTCCC CATGTCCCTAAAATTAATGGTGAAATTCCATCACTCGACGAAGCCACCATGGACCATGAAAGGCTGTCAGACAG GTTGAGGCTGTATGAACTAACTGAGAACAAGGTGAAAGGTGATGGCAATTGTCAG TTCCGTGCACTATCAGATCAGCTGTACCAAACTCCGGACCACCATGAGTTTGTGAGGGAGCAGATAATTAGCCAG CTTAAAAGTAACCGGGAAGCCTATGATGGATACGTCCCCATGGCATATGATGAGTATCTGGAGAAAGTATCGCG AAATGGTGAATGGGGTGACCATGTGACTTTACAGGCTGCTGCTGACAAG TACGGAGTGAAGATTTTCGTCATGACCTCATTCAAGGATACGTGCTACATCGAGATCCAACCCAAGGTTCAGAAGTCCAACAAAG TGGTGTTGTTGAGCTTTTGGGCGGAGGTTCACTACAACTCGATATTTCCACAGAACG ACGCTCCGAGGTTGCATCACACGGCGAAGAAGAGGAGATGGTGGCCGTTCTCGCAGCACCACCATTGA
- the LOC123129017 gene encoding OVARIAN TUMOR DOMAIN-containing deubiquitinating enzyme 12 isoform X2, with protein sequence MNMCEKDQNFHWAYDLFHDPFAAPNSYYGHPNGYSDNSYCDYNYARDASHPDETYLHSSALTCDMYNPQVGNVGGQEHEAVYVDPSSSSSYPGSDDCYEMEEEVGKRFYPMVPVPHVPKINGEIPSLDEATMDHERLSDRLRLYELTENKVKGDGNCQFRALSDQLYQTPDHHEFVREQIISQLKSNREAYDGYVPMAYDEYLEKVSRNGEWGDHVTLQAAADKVLIFVLLMGITYITAGRGCTLLMPILTQFDNLLQYGVKIFVMTSFKDTCYIEIQPKVQKSNKVVLLSFWAEVHYNSIFPQNDAPRLHHTAKKRRWWPFSQHHH encoded by the exons ATGAACATGTGCGAGAAAGATCAAAATTTCCACTGGGCCTACGACCTTTTCCATGACCCCTTTGCCGCTCCCAACAGCTACTATGGACATCCTAATGGTTACAGTGACAACAGCTATTGTGACTACAATTATGCTAGAG ATGCATCACATCCCGATGAGACATATTTGCATTCTTCCGCACTTACGTGTGATATGTACAACCCACAAGTAG GAAATGTTGGTGGGCAGGAGCATGAGGCAGTCTATGTAGATCCGTCTAGTTCCTCTTCATACCCTGGCAGCGACGACTGTTATGAAATGGAGGAAGAAGTAGGAAAGAGATTTTACCCCATGGTCCCAGTTCCC CATGTCCCTAAAATTAATGGTGAAATTCCATCACTCGACGAAGCCACCATGGACCATGAAAGGCTGTCAGACAG GTTGAGGCTGTATGAACTAACTGAGAACAAGGTGAAAGGTGATGGCAATTGTCAG TTCCGTGCACTATCAGATCAGCTGTACCAAACTCCGGACCACCATGAGTTTGTGAGGGAGCAGATAATTAGCCAG CTTAAAAGTAACCGGGAAGCCTATGATGGATACGTCCCCATGGCATATGATGAGTATCTGGAGAAAGTATCGCG AAATGGTGAATGGGGTGACCATGTGACTTTACAGGCTGCTGCTGACAAGGTGCTTATATTTGTCTTACTCATGGGCATAACATATATCACAGCTGGCAGGGGCTGTACTTTACTAATGCCCATTCTAACGCAATTCGACAATCTGTTGCAGTACGGAGTGAAGATTTTCGTCATGACCTCATTCAAGGATACGTGCTACATCGAGATCCAACCCAAGGTTCAGAAGTCCAACAAAG TGGTGTTGTTGAGCTTTTGGGCGGAGGTTCACTACAACTCGATATTTCCACAGAACG ACGCTCCGAGGTTGCATCACACGGCGAAGAAGAGGAGATGGTGGCCGTTCTCGCAGCACCACCATTGA
- the LOC123129017 gene encoding OVARIAN TUMOR DOMAIN-containing deubiquitinating enzyme 12 isoform X1 codes for MNMCEKDQNFHWAYDLFHDPFAAPNSYYGHPNGYSDNSYCDYNYARDASHPDETYLHSSALTCDMYNPQVGMYHPGNVGGQEHEAVYVDPSSSSSYPGSDDCYEMEEEVGKRFYPMVPVPHVPKINGEIPSLDEATMDHERLSDRLRLYELTENKVKGDGNCQFRALSDQLYQTPDHHEFVREQIISQLKSNREAYDGYVPMAYDEYLEKVSRNGEWGDHVTLQAAADKVLIFVLLMGITYITAGRGCTLLMPILTQFDNLLQYGVKIFVMTSFKDTCYIEIQPKVQKSNKVVLLSFWAEVHYNSIFPQNDAPRLHHTAKKRRWWPFSQHHH; via the exons ATGAACATGTGCGAGAAAGATCAAAATTTCCACTGGGCCTACGACCTTTTCCATGACCCCTTTGCCGCTCCCAACAGCTACTATGGACATCCTAATGGTTACAGTGACAACAGCTATTGTGACTACAATTATGCTAGAG ATGCATCACATCCCGATGAGACATATTTGCATTCTTCCGCACTTACGTGTGATATGTACAACCCACAAGTAGGCATGTACCATCCTG GAAATGTTGGTGGGCAGGAGCATGAGGCAGTCTATGTAGATCCGTCTAGTTCCTCTTCATACCCTGGCAGCGACGACTGTTATGAAATGGAGGAAGAAGTAGGAAAGAGATTTTACCCCATGGTCCCAGTTCCC CATGTCCCTAAAATTAATGGTGAAATTCCATCACTCGACGAAGCCACCATGGACCATGAAAGGCTGTCAGACAG GTTGAGGCTGTATGAACTAACTGAGAACAAGGTGAAAGGTGATGGCAATTGTCAG TTCCGTGCACTATCAGATCAGCTGTACCAAACTCCGGACCACCATGAGTTTGTGAGGGAGCAGATAATTAGCCAG CTTAAAAGTAACCGGGAAGCCTATGATGGATACGTCCCCATGGCATATGATGAGTATCTGGAGAAAGTATCGCG AAATGGTGAATGGGGTGACCATGTGACTTTACAGGCTGCTGCTGACAAGGTGCTTATATTTGTCTTACTCATGGGCATAACATATATCACAGCTGGCAGGGGCTGTACTTTACTAATGCCCATTCTAACGCAATTCGACAATCTGTTGCAGTACGGAGTGAAGATTTTCGTCATGACCTCATTCAAGGATACGTGCTACATCGAGATCCAACCCAAGGTTCAGAAGTCCAACAAAG TGGTGTTGTTGAGCTTTTGGGCGGAGGTTCACTACAACTCGATATTTCCACAGAACG ACGCTCCGAGGTTGCATCACACGGCGAAGAAGAGGAGATGGTGGCCGTTCTCGCAGCACCACCATTGA